A window of the Actinobacillus genomosp. 1 genome harbors these coding sequences:
- the znuC gene encoding zinc ABC transporter ATP-binding protein ZnuC codes for MQIKQLTQLTPAPTLKAKGAPLVQLQQIEVSFNGQKVLQNINLAIYANSITTIVGPNGGGKSTLLKVLLKLLSPNSGKVIHQKGLKVGYVPQKLHLDHSMPITVQKFLSLKPHCTAQAIQEALSLFSITHLAQNSMQKLSGGELQRVLLARAVLNKPHLLVLDEPMQGVDITGQTELYQLLNNTRSWLNCAILMVSHDLNIVMANTDEVLCVNKHICCAGTPEMVTNDPHFIHFFGDQFAKNVAFYSHHHNHHHNLHGDVCSGQCECHRTSG; via the coding sequence ATGCAAATTAAACAACTTACACAACTTACACCCGCCCCTACATTAAAAGCCAAAGGCGCGCCATTAGTTCAACTTCAACAAATAGAAGTTTCTTTTAATGGACAGAAGGTTTTACAAAATATCAACTTAGCGATTTATGCTAATTCCATTACCACGATTGTCGGCCCTAACGGCGGTGGTAAATCAACGTTACTCAAAGTACTGCTAAAATTACTTTCGCCAAATAGCGGCAAGGTTATTCACCAAAAAGGTTTAAAAGTCGGTTATGTGCCGCAAAAGTTACATCTTGATCATTCAATGCCGATTACCGTTCAGAAATTTTTGTCCTTAAAGCCCCATTGTACGGCACAAGCGATTCAAGAAGCACTTTCTCTATTTTCTATTACGCATTTAGCGCAAAACAGTATGCAGAAACTCTCGGGCGGAGAACTTCAACGCGTATTACTTGCTCGCGCAGTTCTAAACAAGCCGCATTTGCTGGTTCTGGACGAGCCGATGCAAGGTGTGGATATTACAGGGCAAACCGAACTCTATCAACTATTAAATAATACCCGTTCGTGGTTAAATTGTGCAATTTTGATGGTTTCACACGATTTAAATATTGTGATGGCAAATACTGATGAAGTTTTATGCGTAAATAAACATATCTGTTGTGCGGGAACCCCTGAAATGGTGACTAATGATCCGCATTTTATTCATTTCTTCGGCGACCAATTCGCCAAAAATGTCGCATTTTATTCGCACCACCATAATCACCATCATAATTTGCACGGTGACGTATGTAGCGGTCAATGTGAATGCCACCGAACAAGCGGTTAA
- the mepM gene encoding murein DD-endopeptidase MepM: MAVLSILIGIVLALKNQPSINTTTNYDQYVVLDEQQADQKDDPEQPEDIGAQSTASENQTQQTQTAEKNDTTVNVNAESESNNENFEENSELTAEDGSATSYDDLLSEDDEVEGQEGEVAKLDNKENEEKLPQEAEKVLNDILDVADEALRIQDQFSYTVGLGDKLKDVLEQSGLGASDARAMIKRFPELANLDGGQQFYWILDNHGELEYMNWLVSEKEERIYERRDNGKWVFQKIEKKGEWRQDVVRGVISGNFSSSLKEVGLSERQVNQLAVGLQSQIATNKLKKGDRFAILVKREYINGTVTEVGNVEGILIVSGKKRYYAIQADNGRYYSSHGETLSRGFARIPLLFNARVSSHYNPKRLHPVTRRVRPHNGVDFGIPTGTPIIAPSDGVVEHIAYQARGAGRYIKIRHGHITTVYMHLSKTLVRVGQSVKKGERIALSGNTGASTGPHLHYEFHLNGRPVNPMTVKLPGSNSGMADKERKKFLTRAKYVEAKLKL, from the coding sequence ATGGCGGTCTTATCAATTTTGATTGGTATTGTACTTGCGTTAAAAAATCAACCGTCAATTAATACAACGACAAATTACGATCAATATGTTGTATTAGATGAGCAGCAAGCGGATCAAAAGGATGACCCGGAACAGCCGGAAGATATTGGCGCACAATCGACTGCTTCCGAAAACCAAACTCAACAAACTCAAACGGCAGAGAAAAATGATACGACTGTCAATGTGAATGCCGAGTCGGAAAGTAATAATGAAAATTTCGAAGAAAATAGCGAATTAACGGCGGAAGACGGCTCGGCGACTTCTTATGATGATCTCTTGTCGGAAGACGATGAAGTTGAGGGACAAGAGGGTGAAGTCGCCAAATTAGATAACAAAGAAAATGAAGAAAAATTACCTCAAGAAGCGGAAAAAGTATTAAATGATATTTTAGATGTTGCGGATGAGGCATTACGCATTCAGGATCAATTTAGTTACACCGTCGGCTTGGGCGATAAGCTAAAAGACGTTTTGGAACAGTCGGGGCTAGGTGCCTCTGATGCCCGAGCAATGATTAAACGTTTTCCGGAATTGGCGAATTTAGACGGCGGACAACAGTTTTACTGGATTTTGGATAACCATGGTGAATTGGAATATATGAACTGGTTGGTATCCGAAAAGGAAGAACGTATTTATGAGCGAAGAGACAACGGCAAGTGGGTCTTTCAAAAAATAGAGAAGAAAGGCGAATGGCGACAAGATGTCGTACGTGGTGTGATTAGCGGTAATTTCTCTTCGAGTCTTAAAGAAGTAGGGCTTTCGGAACGTCAAGTAAATCAGTTAGCGGTCGGATTACAGTCACAAATTGCAACCAATAAACTTAAAAAAGGCGATCGTTTCGCAATTTTGGTAAAACGTGAATATATTAACGGGACAGTAACGGAAGTCGGGAATGTAGAAGGCATTCTAATTGTGAGCGGGAAGAAGCGTTATTATGCGATTCAAGCGGATAACGGCCGTTACTATAGTAGTCACGGTGAAACGCTTAGCAGAGGATTTGCTCGTATTCCGTTATTATTTAATGCGAGAGTGTCTTCACATTATAACCCTAAACGTTTACATCCGGTCACTCGTAGAGTAAGACCGCATAACGGAGTGGATTTCGGCATACCGACGGGAACACCGATTATTGCACCGTCGGACGGGGTAGTAGAACATATCGCCTATCAGGCAAGAGGTGCGGGGCGTTATATTAAAATTCGTCACGGTCATATTACTACGGTTTATATGCATTTAAGTAAAACCTTGGTAAGGGTCGGACAAAGTGTAAAAAAAGGTGAGCGTATTGCCTTATCCGGAAATACGGGGGCTTCGACCGGACCGCACTTACATTATGAGTTTCATCTTAACGGACGCCCGGTTAATCCGATGACGGTTAAGTTACCGGGTTCGAATTCGGGAATGGCGGATAAAGAACGTAAAAAATTCTTAACGCGTGCCAAATATGTTGAAGCAAAATTGAAATTATAA
- the dsbC gene encoding bifunctional protein-disulfide isomerase/oxidoreductase DsbC has protein sequence MKKKVTALFSVSLMGLFASPVMADDMNLVKTLESMGATNVKISDSALPGFRTAVSNEGVVQISENGRFVIQGQVFELKNGKAVNITNKSLLADLNSLEKEMIIYPAKNEKHVVTVFMDITCHYCHLMFQRIKEYNDLGITIRFLAFPRGGMNTQTAKQMEAIWTATDKVKALNDAENGTLPKEVKTPNIVKKHYELGIKFGVTGTPNMVDDAGQLIAGYVEPKELLKMLSE, from the coding sequence ATGAAAAAAAAGGTAACGGCATTATTCTCTGTGTCTTTAATGGGGTTATTCGCATCTCCCGTTATGGCTGATGATATGAATCTTGTTAAAACGTTAGAAAGTATGGGGGCAACGAATGTTAAAATCAGTGATTCGGCGTTACCCGGCTTTAGAACCGCCGTTTCGAATGAAGGTGTCGTACAAATTAGTGAAAACGGACGTTTTGTAATTCAAGGTCAAGTATTTGAGCTTAAAAATGGTAAAGCGGTTAATATTACTAATAAATCATTACTAGCGGATTTAAATTCTTTGGAAAAAGAGATGATTATTTATCCGGCGAAAAATGAGAAACATGTAGTTACCGTGTTTATGGATATTACGTGTCACTATTGTCATTTAATGTTCCAACGTATAAAAGAGTATAATGATTTAGGCATTACCATTCGTTTCCTTGCTTTCCCTCGTGGCGGTATGAATACGCAAACAGCAAAACAGATGGAAGCGATTTGGACGGCAACGGACAAAGTGAAAGCACTAAATGATGCGGAAAACGGTACTTTACCGAAAGAAGTGAAAACGCCGAATATCGTAAAAAAACACTATGAACTCGGCATTAAATTCGGTGTAACCGGAACGCCGAATATGGTAGATGACGCCGGTCAGTTAATTGCCGGTTATGTCGAGCCGAAAGAATTACTTAAAATGTTAAGCGAATAG
- the recJ gene encoding single-stranded-DNA-specific exonuclease RecJ: MQKLIKQRSQLTSTILSDNPLLNRLYQSRGIHSVQELERSLQYLHRPQQLANIQQAVSLLVEAFKQQSRIVIVGDFDADGATSTALTLLALRQLGFENVDYLIPDRFSQGYGLSVAVAEMVLAKGTDLVVTVDNGISSFEGIALLKSHNIKVLVTDHHLPADTLPNADAMVNPNLADCNFPSKSLAGVGVAFYVMLALRSQMREEQLFSGKEPNLAELLDLVALGTVADVVPLDHNNRILVHQGLNRIRSGHCRVGIRSLAEVAKRDLTSLQASDLGFAIAPRLNAAGRLENMSLGVELLIAENMEIARRLAFELDSLNQTRKEFEQEMKTEALAICATLPSLMQKEQAHGITLYQADWHQGVIGILASRIKDQFHRPVIAFAQESEDSEYLKGSARSISGLHMRDLLERIDVKYPDLIIKFGGHAMAAGLTIHQNNFLKFQHIFDEVIDEIIEPEQLQGVIYTDGELSSNELNLQVAELLQQAGPWGQSFPEPIFEGEFKILQQRVLGGKHLKLMVEKPYGGLFDAIWFNADLRAFPDLSIKSARLIYKLDINEFKGNKNLQLRVESIVI; the protein is encoded by the coding sequence GTGCAAAAGCTAATCAAACAACGATCTCAATTAACTTCGACGATCCTATCGGATAATCCTTTATTAAATCGCTTATATCAAAGTCGAGGAATTCATTCCGTTCAGGAATTGGAGCGATCTTTACAATATCTTCATCGTCCGCAACAACTGGCAAATATTCAGCAGGCGGTAAGTTTATTGGTTGAAGCTTTTAAGCAACAATCTCGTATTGTGATTGTCGGCGATTTTGATGCGGACGGTGCAACTAGTACAGCTTTAACCTTATTGGCATTACGCCAATTAGGCTTTGAAAATGTAGATTATTTAATTCCGGATCGTTTTTCTCAAGGATACGGTTTAAGTGTTGCCGTGGCTGAGATGGTATTAGCAAAAGGTACGGATTTAGTGGTTACGGTTGATAACGGCATTTCGTCGTTTGAAGGTATAGCATTATTAAAATCGCATAATATTAAAGTATTGGTTACCGATCACCATTTACCCGCGGACACCTTACCGAATGCGGATGCAATGGTCAATCCGAATTTAGCCGATTGTAACTTTCCTTCAAAATCGCTTGCCGGAGTTGGTGTCGCATTTTATGTAATGCTTGCCTTACGTAGCCAAATGCGTGAAGAACAATTATTTTCGGGAAAAGAACCGAATTTAGCCGAGTTATTGGATCTCGTCGCATTGGGTACGGTCGCGGACGTCGTACCGCTTGATCACAATAATAGAATTTTAGTGCATCAAGGATTAAATCGAATCCGCTCGGGGCATTGCAGGGTAGGGATTAGATCATTGGCGGAAGTAGCTAAACGTGATCTAACATCACTACAAGCCAGCGATCTGGGCTTTGCTATTGCTCCTCGGTTAAATGCGGCAGGACGTTTGGAGAATATGTCGCTTGGTGTAGAGTTATTAATTGCGGAAAATATGGAGATTGCCCGCCGATTAGCGTTTGAATTGGACAGTCTAAATCAGACTCGTAAAGAATTTGAGCAAGAAATGAAAACCGAAGCGTTGGCGATTTGTGCGACTTTACCGAGTTTAATGCAAAAAGAGCAAGCGCACGGTATCACTTTATATCAAGCGGATTGGCATCAAGGTGTGATTGGGATTTTGGCTTCACGTATTAAAGATCAATTTCATCGACCGGTTATCGCCTTTGCTCAAGAAAGTGAAGATAGCGAATATTTAAAAGGTTCGGCTCGTTCTATATCGGGATTGCATATGCGTGATTTATTAGAGCGGATTGATGTGAAATATCCGGATTTAATTATTAAATTCGGCGGTCATGCAATGGCGGCGGGTTTAACCATTCATCAAAATAATTTTCTTAAATTTCAGCATATATTTGATGAAGTGATTGATGAAATAATTGAGCCGGAACAATTACAAGGGGTAATTTATACCGATGGTGAGTTATCTTCGAACGAATTGAATCTTCAAGTTGCGGAATTATTACAACAAGCCGGACCTTGGGGGCAAAGTTTTCCCGAGCCGATATTTGAAGGCGAGTTTAAAATATTGCAACAAAGGGTATTAGGCGGTAAACATTTGAAATTAATGGTAGAAAAACCTTACGGCGGATTATTTGATGCGATTTGGTTTAATGCGGATTTACGTGCTTTCCCCGATTTGTCAATTAAATCGGCCAGACTTATTTATAAACTGGATATTAATGAGTTTAAAGGAAATAAAAATTTACAATTAAGAGTAGAAAGTATCGTTATCTAG
- a CDS encoding pyridoxal phosphatase produces MTYQAIAFDLDGTLLNPQATILESSKQAIQKAREKGIKVFFVTGRHHTAVRPYYAEIGLDTPVVCCNGTYLYDFQHDKVLSGKPLTAEQASRLINDAKSQGIHTAVYFRDAMTYEQLNPHFAKLQQWVASCPESVRPNVYQLESFQQEIDKGTTVWKVLISDPNLEKMQTFVKKLPLEQFSPEWSWVDRVDITSVGNSKGAMLAELLKMEGIDPRNVIAFGDNFNDISMLELVGLGIAMGDSEEEVKQRADKTIGSNREDSIAKALTELLNL; encoded by the coding sequence ATGACCTACCAAGCTATTGCTTTTGATCTCGACGGAACCCTTCTTAATCCCCAAGCAACCATTCTAGAATCCAGTAAACAAGCGATACAAAAGGCTCGTGAAAAAGGCATTAAAGTTTTCTTCGTAACAGGACGTCATCATACCGCCGTTCGTCCCTATTATGCGGAAATCGGCTTGGATACGCCGGTAGTGTGTTGTAACGGAACTTATTTATATGATTTCCAGCACGATAAAGTGCTATCCGGCAAGCCATTAACCGCTGAGCAGGCTTCACGTCTAATTAATGACGCTAAATCTCAGGGTATCCATACGGCGGTTTATTTTCGTGATGCGATGACTTACGAGCAATTAAATCCTCATTTTGCGAAATTGCAGCAATGGGTTGCCTCTTGTCCGGAATCTGTTCGCCCTAACGTTTATCAATTAGAAAGTTTTCAGCAAGAGATCGATAAGGGTACTACGGTTTGGAAAGTACTTATTAGTGATCCTAATCTCGAAAAAATGCAAACTTTTGTTAAAAAGTTACCGCTTGAACAGTTTAGTCCGGAATGGTCTTGGGTTGATCGCGTAGATATTACCAGTGTGGGGAATAGCAAAGGTGCTATGTTGGCGGAGCTATTAAAAATGGAAGGTATTGATCCTCGGAATGTGATTGCCTTCGGTGATAATTTTAATGATATTTCCATGCTTGAACTTGTTGGATTGGGTATTGCTATGGGCGATTCGGAAGAAGAAGTCAAACAGCGCGCGGATAAAACAATCGGTTCTAATCGTGAAGACAGTATTGCTAAAGCCTTAACGGAATTACTTAATCTATAA
- the narQ gene encoding nitrate/nitrite two-component system sensor histidine kinase NarQ, translated as MNKPVNYAKYSIARRIGFYFLVMIAFASLISGISLSIMWSNKSDAGLINVSGSLRMQSYRFLYEMEHHPQSIPARLAEYRQSLNSPEIQDSLEHKCLLPKEVTQAYIKLQENWLEMESFIVKRDRNSYEANIEGYANQVNNFVWQLQEFVELKLKVAIGVIAVSMLLIIALAYFGVWYTRKRIITPLNQLVTASQQVKNEDFDHIRLAVDEPNELGLLSSAFTQMASELAKLYASLEEKVEDKTRRLMAVNRSLLVLFQCSQLLTAKPVNQSVLFKVLQTILDNEQLRAIEIQVYGADYWNVTIDNAPEQDWQFNEIAIENEKLALLRWKPSLLCPDERLIQNVSEMIGRSLYVLQVQKQQQQLLLMEERSIIARELHDSLAQSLTFFKIQVSLLKRNGETKQDWEKQKAILDDFEKALNEAYSQLRELLSTFRLTIEEANLTHALERVLDSLRIRTSAQIRLNCKLPSQIFSAQQQVHALQIVREAVINAIKHANATEIYVVAETNADGEHCLIIRDNGKGIASDIEPEGHYGLTIMKERAAELKGEFSIKNRPEGGVEVMVVLPNMITA; from the coding sequence ATGAACAAACCGGTTAATTACGCTAAGTATTCGATTGCTCGCCGTATCGGATTTTATTTCCTTGTTATGATTGCCTTTGCCTCTTTAATCAGCGGCATTTCACTCAGCATTATGTGGAGTAATAAATCGGATGCGGGTTTAATCAATGTTTCCGGCTCATTGCGGATGCAGAGTTATCGTTTTCTTTATGAAATGGAACATCATCCGCAATCTATTCCTGCTCGTTTAGCCGAATATCGTCAAAGCTTGAATTCTCCGGAAATTCAGGATTCGCTAGAGCATAAATGTTTATTGCCGAAAGAAGTCACGCAAGCCTATATAAAGTTACAAGAAAACTGGCTGGAAATGGAGTCTTTCATCGTTAAACGGGATAGAAATTCCTATGAGGCGAACATAGAAGGCTATGCAAATCAAGTGAATAATTTCGTTTGGCAGTTACAAGAATTTGTCGAATTGAAATTGAAAGTAGCGATTGGCGTGATTGCCGTCTCTATGTTATTGATTATTGCCTTAGCTTATTTTGGTGTATGGTACACCCGTAAACGGATTATCACGCCGCTTAATCAATTGGTTACGGCGAGCCAGCAAGTTAAAAATGAAGATTTTGATCATATTCGACTAGCGGTAGATGAGCCGAATGAACTCGGGCTTTTATCTTCTGCGTTTACGCAAATGGCGAGCGAGTTGGCTAAACTCTATGCTTCTCTGGAAGAAAAAGTTGAAGACAAAACACGGCGTTTAATGGCGGTTAATCGCTCGTTATTGGTGCTTTTCCAATGTTCTCAATTACTGACTGCCAAACCCGTTAATCAAAGCGTATTGTTTAAAGTATTACAAACGATTCTGGATAACGAACAATTACGAGCCATCGAAATTCAGGTCTATGGTGCGGATTATTGGAATGTAACGATTGATAATGCACCGGAACAAGACTGGCAGTTTAATGAAATTGCAATTGAAAATGAAAAACTGGCTTTATTACGTTGGAAACCGTCATTACTTTGTCCGGATGAACGCCTAATTCAAAACGTATCGGAAATGATCGGACGTAGTCTTTATGTATTGCAGGTACAAAAGCAGCAACAACAATTGCTGTTAATGGAAGAACGTTCGATTATTGCACGAGAGCTGCATGATTCGCTGGCACAATCTTTAACTTTTTTCAAAATTCAGGTGAGCCTATTAAAACGTAATGGTGAAACCAAACAAGATTGGGAAAAACAAAAAGCGATTCTCGATGATTTTGAAAAAGCGTTGAATGAAGCATATAGTCAATTACGAGAATTACTTTCTACGTTTCGTTTAACTATTGAGGAAGCTAATCTTACTCATGCGTTAGAACGAGTGTTGGATTCGTTACGTATTCGAACATCGGCTCAAATTCGTCTGAATTGCAAACTGCCTTCGCAAATTTTTAGTGCGCAGCAACAAGTTCATGCGCTACAGATTGTGCGTGAAGCGGTCATTAATGCGATTAAACATGCTAATGCAACGGAAATCTATGTGGTGGCGGAAACCAATGCCGATGGTGAACATTGCTTAATTATTCGTGATAACGGCAAAGGTATTGCAAGTGATATTGAGCCGGAGGGGCATTACGGGCTAACGATTATGAAAGAGCGAGCCGCCGAATTAAAAGGCGAGTTTAGCATTAAGAACCGCCCGGAAGGCGGTGTCGAAGTGATGGTTGTATTACCAAATATGATAACCGCATAA
- a CDS encoding GNAT family N-acetyltransferase: MQIRKSTEADFETILNIYNQAIPTHQITADLELATPINRRAWFDFHLTSEQYPIWTVEDENGIAGWFSFSPFYERPAFVHTSEISIYLDSSAKGKGYGSKIIEFMQAEMLKHNIHTLMAYVFELNQVSQNLMRKHGFEQWGRFPHIANMGKDEQGQNKWRTLLMMSYQKGIE; the protein is encoded by the coding sequence ATGCAGATTCGAAAATCGACGGAAGCGGATTTCGAAACAATTTTAAATATTTATAACCAAGCGATTCCGACTCATCAAATTACGGCGGATTTAGAGTTAGCAACACCGATTAATCGTCGCGCTTGGTTTGACTTTCATTTAACCAGCGAACAATACCCGATTTGGACGGTAGAAGATGAAAACGGTATTGCCGGCTGGTTTAGCTTTTCACCGTTTTATGAGCGACCGGCGTTTGTACATACCTCTGAGATCAGTATTTATTTAGATAGTAGTGCTAAGGGCAAAGGCTACGGCTCGAAGATCATTGAATTTATGCAAGCGGAAATGTTAAAGCATAATATTCATACCCTAATGGCATATGTGTTCGAATTAAATCAAGTCAGCCAAAATCTGATGCGTAAGCACGGCTTTGAGCAATGGGGCAGATTTCCGCATATTGCCAATATGGGGAAAGATGAACAAGGGCAGAATAAATGGCGAACGTTATTGATGATGTCTTACCAAAAAGGCATTGAATAA
- the rdgB gene encoding RdgB/HAM1 family non-canonical purine NTP pyrophosphatase, whose product MERTKVVLATGNKGKVKEMADVLAQFGFDVVAQSEFGIASPEETGLTFVENALLKARYASKMTGLPAIADDSGLAVDALGGAPGLYSARYAGEEGNDQANRQKLLAEMQNVADEKRGAKFVSCIVFLQHETDPTPKIALGECFGEILREERGQNGFGYDSLFFYPPKNCSFAELETSEKKKISHRAIALDVLKQQLLK is encoded by the coding sequence ATGGAACGAACTAAAGTCGTGCTGGCTACGGGAAATAAAGGCAAAGTCAAAGAAATGGCGGATGTGTTAGCGCAATTTGGCTTTGATGTAGTGGCACAAAGTGAATTCGGTATCGCATCACCGGAAGAAACCGGTTTAACTTTCGTTGAAAATGCGTTGTTAAAAGCACGCTATGCCTCAAAAATGACCGGATTACCGGCAATTGCGGATGATTCGGGACTGGCGGTGGATGCGTTGGGCGGCGCACCGGGGCTTTATTCCGCGCGTTATGCGGGCGAAGAAGGCAACGATCAAGCAAATCGTCAAAAATTATTAGCTGAAATGCAAAATGTTGCAGATGAAAAACGTGGTGCGAAATTTGTCAGTTGTATCGTTTTTCTACAACACGAAACTGATCCGACACCGAAAATTGCCTTAGGCGAATGTTTTGGTGAAATTTTACGTGAAGAACGCGGTCAAAATGGCTTTGGTTACGATTCTCTATTCTTCTATCCGCCCAAAAATTGCAGTTTCGCTGAGTTAGAAACCAGTGAGAAAAAGAAAATTTCACACCGTGCAATTGCACTGGATGTGTTAAAACAACAGTTACTAAAGTAA
- a CDS encoding YbjQ family protein, producing the protein MIITTTPTIEGHQITEYKGLVFGEVVSGANFIRDFFASITDVIGGRSGAYESKLNSARQEALAELEKEAKRVGANAVVGVSMEYQSMGGDKGMFIVVATGTAVVIR; encoded by the coding sequence ATGATTATTACCACCACACCAACTATTGAAGGTCACCAAATCACTGAATATAAAGGTTTAGTGTTTGGCGAAGTGGTTTCCGGTGCCAATTTTATTCGTGATTTTTTTGCGAGTATTACTGATGTGATTGGCGGCCGTTCAGGTGCTTACGAAAGCAAGTTAAATAGTGCCAGACAAGAAGCGTTAGCCGAATTGGAAAAAGAAGCGAAACGTGTCGGTGCCAATGCGGTGGTTGGTGTTTCGATGGAATATCAATCAATGGGTGGCGATAAAGGCATGTTTATTGTGGTCGCAACCGGCACGGCAGTGGTGATTCGTTAG